DNA from Nitrospira sp.:
AATCTCACTCGTGCCCGGCTCAACCCCGCCCCCATGGACGGCCATAACGATCGTTTGTGTTTCAGTGTTATCAGTGACTTGTTCCTCCACCAGTTGACCCCACTCGTGACGCCGCCACCGCTTTCCATAGGTAGTGCCTTCAACGTTGTCTTGATCAGCGTACAACTCCGTCATGGAACCATACTTATCCATATGTTGATCTCCTTCGCGGTAAGAAGATTTGGATGCGAAGCACGGCACGTTTCACCACGAATGGTCATGCACCAGGTAAACTCAACAGCTATGCCACACCCATTTATTGGCCCGTTCCCACACCTGGCAGAATCTACAAATTTGAACGAGTCGATTCATATAATTTTCTGGTGCTTATCAGCAAACCAAGCGATGATACGATCCCTGCGAGAGCGATCTCTTTCAGCTCCATTTCAAGTGCCTTCGCTCGCTGTTTTCTTTCCCATCCCAGTTCGACTGCATTGAGAGTGGATGATGGTCTTCTCTTGTCAGTGGACTCAGGCCTAGTTGGCAGCCGGTTTTCTGCTTCGGTTAGACCCTTCCACCATTCAGGAAGCCCGAAGGGTTTGCTGCTCCATAGCCTTCTCTCTCTTTCCACCTCGTCCAACAAATTCTTCAACTCGGCATCGGCCCCAAGATGCATTAAATCGATGCTGTTAAGATGCTCACGCCATTTATCCTTGCGTAAAG
Protein-coding regions in this window:
- a CDS encoding poly-gamma-glutamate hydrolase family protein; protein product: MDKYGSMTELYADQDNVEGTTYGKRWRRHEWGQLVEEQVTDNTETQTIVMAVHGGGVEPGTSEIALAVAGYHPATLLPITDGQEFHDFWLFEGLLQNGNVALHATASNLRGPGSWLAGRERTKTHYL